A genomic window from Pyxicephalus adspersus chromosome 2, UCB_Pads_2.0, whole genome shotgun sequence includes:
- the NEDD4 gene encoding E3 ubiquitin-protein ligase NEDD4 isoform X7, which yields MTRDDFLGQVDIPLYQFPTENPRLERPYTFKDFILHPRSHKSKVKGNLRLKMTYLPKSSGSEEENTEQGEEMEPGWIILDQPDVFCQPQQQEFSPLPPGWEERQDILGRTYYVSHQFKRTQWHRPIIQDGTAGPESGNVQLEAQRAFTTRRQISEETEGPEVRDSPESWEIITEDDSTVYSNHSTQPHSLSSNDLQTQVTDELSARLHISGNTASGRQSSSIVNSSRRGSLQSYTQEELPTLPVLLPTSSGLPPGWEEKQDEKGRTYYIDHNTRTTTWERPTVQISISTHKIHAEQVSIRSPFYYQLQAPMEMAQAPSIYNVPTSRPLQVPTNESKLSMPQDQGFLPKGWEMRHAPNGRPFFINHVTKTTTWEDPRLRIPVQLRPKPPIDLSDLGPLPPGWEERTHTDDRVFYIDHNTKKTQWEDPRLQTAAIAGPAVPYSRDYKRKYEYFRKKLKKQLDIPNRFEMKLRRTAIFEDSYRRIIAVKRPEYLKARLWIEFDSEKGLDYGGVAREWFFLISKEMFNPYYGLFEYSATDNYTLQINPNSGLCNEDHLSYFKFIGRVAGMAVYHGKLLDGFFIRPFYRMMLQKAITLTDMESVDSEYHNSLLWILENDPTELDLRFTVDEELFGQTHQHELKPGGSEIVVTNKNKREYIHLVIQWRFVNRVQKQMASFKEGFFELIPQDLIKIFDENELELLMCGLGDVDVNNWRENTKYKNGYSPGHQVIQWFWKAVLMMDAEKRIRLLQFVTGTSRVPMNGFAELYGSNGPQLFTVEKWGSPEKLPRAHTCFNRLDLPPYESFEDLWDKLHIAIENAQGFDGVD from the exons tcATAAATCTAAAGTCAAGGGAAATCTTAGGCTAAAAATGACTTACTTACCTAAAAGCAGTGGATCTGAAGAAGAAAATACAGAGCAAGGCGAAGAGATGGAG CCCGGCTGGATTATCTTGGACCAACCAGATGTTTTTTGCCAGCCACAACAGCAAGAATTTTCTCCACTACCTCCAGGCTGGGAAGAGAGACAAGATATCCTCGGTAGAACTTATTATGTCAGTCATCAGTTTAAGAGAACACAGTGGCATAGACCTATTATTCA GGATGGCACTGCTGGTCCAGAAAGTGGTAACGTGCAGTTGGAAGCACAACGGGCATTTACGACTCGAAGGCAAATCTCAGAGGAAACAGAAGGTCCAGAAGTGAGAGATTCTCCAGAG AGTTGGGAAATTATAACTGAGGATGATTCCACTGTATACAGCAACCACAGTACTCAGCCACACTCATTATCTAGCAATGACCTCCAAACACAAGTTACTGATGAGCTCAGTGCAAGGCTTCACATATCTGGGAATACTGCCAGTGGCAGGCAGAGCTCAAGCATT gtGAATTCCAGCAGAAGAGGGAGCTTGCAATCTTATACACAGGAAGAACTACCCACGTTACCAGTT ttattGCCGACTTCCTCTGGGTTGCCACCTGGGTGGGAGGAAAAGCAGGATGAGAAAGGAAGGACATATTACATAGATCACAACACAAGAACAACAACTTGGGAAAGGCCTACAGTACAG ATAAGTATATCTACACACAAGATACATGCAGAGCAAGTTTCAATTCGATCCCCCTTTTATTATCAGTTGCAA GCACCAATGGAAATGGCACAGGCTCCCTCAATTTACAATGTTCCCACCAGTCGTCCGCTTCAGGTACCAACAAATGAATCAAAACTGTCCATGCCCCAGGATCAGGGATTCCTCCCCAAAGGCTGGGAAATGCGGCATGCACCAAATGGAAGGCCTTTCTTCATAAATCATGTCACCAAAACAACTACAtgg GAAGATCCAAGGTTGCGAATTCCAGTTCAGTTAAGGCCAAAGCCACCCATTGATCTCTCAGACCTGGGACCACTACCG CCTGGCTGGGAAGAACGAACACATACAGATGACAGAGTGTTTTATATTGACCACA ACACAAAAAAGACACAATGGGAAGATCCACGATTACAGACTGCAGCAATAGCTGGGCCA GCTGTGCCTTATTCACGtgattacaaaagaaaatatgaatatttccGGAAAAAGTTGAAGAAGCAG CTTGATATTCCCAATAGATTTGAAATGAAATTGCGTCGTACAGCCATATTTGAAGATTCCTACAGAAGGATAATAGCAGTGAAGAGGCCTGAGTACCTTAAAGCACGACTCTGGATTGAATTTGACAGTGAAAAAGGCTTAGATTATGGAGGAGTTGCCAGAGAATGGTTTTTCCTAATTTCCAAAGAAATGTTCAATCCCTATTACGGCCTTTTCGAATATTCAGCCAC TGATAATTATACCTTGCAGATAAATCCAAACTCTGGCCTGTGCAATGAAGACCATCTTTCTTATTTCAAGTTTATTGGTCGTGTGGCTGGGATGGCAGTCTATCACGGAAAGCTGCTAGATG gGTTCTTCATCCGACCATTTTATAGAATGATGCTTCAAAAGGCAATAACACTGACTGACATGGAATCTGTG GATAGTGAGTATCACAATTCTCTCCTGTGGATACTAGAAAATGACCCTACTGAATTAGACCTACGGTTCACGGTCGATGAGGAACTTTTTGGACAG ACTCATCAACATGAACTTAAGCCTGGTGGATCTGAAATTGTAGTCACAAACAAGAACAAGAGAGAATATATACA CCTGGTCATCCAGTGGAGATTCGTAAACAGAGTGCAGAAGCAGATGGCTTCCTTTAAAGAG ggATTTTTTGAACTGATTCCCCaggatctaattaaaatatttgatgaGAATGAATTAGAG CTCCTTATGTGTGGATTGGGAGACGTGGATGTCAACAATTGGAGAGAAAATACAAAGTACAAGAATGGTTACTCTCCCGGACATCAAGTTATACAGTGGTTTTGGAAG GCAGTGCTAATGATGGATGCTGAGAAGAGGATTCGATTGCTCCAGTTTGTCACTGGTACCTCCAGGGTACCTATGAATGGATTTGCAGAGCTTTATG GCTCAAATGGACCACAGTTGTTTACAGTTGAAAAATGGGGCTCCCCAGAAAAACTTCCTCGAGCACACACATG cTTTAACCGCTTGGATTTACCTCCTTATGAGTCATTCGAGGACTTGTGGGATAAGTTACACATAGC